Below is a genomic region from Nocardioides panacis.
CCGTGGCCACGAGGGCACGGAGGGTGCGGTTCACGAGGTTCCTCTCTGGTGGTGCTTCGGATGGTGGGCGGCGTCAGCCGCTGCGGGAGACCCGCGGGTCGAGACGGGAGTAGGCGAGGTCGACGACCAGGTTGGCCAGCACGATCAGGAAGGCGGAGAAGAGAGTCACGCCGAGCACGACCGGGAGGTCGAGGTTGCCGACGGAGTCGACCAGCAGCGCACCGACGCCCTGCATGCTGAAGATCTTCTCGGTGATGACGGCGCCGCCGAGTAGGCCGCCGAGGTCGAGGCCGAACAGCGTGACCACCGGCAGCAGCGCGTTGCGCAGCGCGTGCCGGAGCACGACCTGGCGCTCGGAGAGCCCCTTGGCCCGGGCCGTCCGGACGTAGTTCTCCTCGAGCACGTCGAGCATCTGGCTGCGCGTCATCCGGGTGTAGACCGCGGCGCTGGCCACCGCGAGCACCACCCAGGGCAGCACGAGGTGCCACGCCCAGCCGACCGGGTCCTCGCGGAACGGCACGAACGTCCCGACCGGCAGCACGTTGAGCTTGAACCCGAAGACGTAGATGCCGACCAGGCCGACCAGGTACGTCGGGGTCGAGACGCCGACGACCGTCGACCCCATCGCCACCCGGTCGACCCAGGTCCCCCGACGGAGCGCGGCCAGCACCCCGGTGCCGACCCCGACGACCGACCAGATCACCGCGGCACCGAGCGCGATCGAGGCGGTGATCCCGAACCGCTCCCCGATCAGCGACGTGACCGGCTCGTTCAGCCGGAAGGAGTAGCCGAAGCACGGTGCCGAGCAGTGCACCGTGGCGGCCGCGGTGCCGTAGCTGCGACCGGCCACGATCCCGCGCAGGAACTCACCGAGCTGGACGAGCACCGGCTGGTCGTAGCCGAGGAAGTGCCGCACCACCTCGCGCCGTTCCGCGGTGCACGGCTTGCCGCAGGACGCCTGGGACACGTCGTTGGGCAGCAGGTGGAAGACGAGGAAGGTCAGGGCCGCGATCGTGAGCAGCACCAGCACCGCCGCGACCAGGCGCTTGACGACGTACGACGCGCCGGTCATCGCTTGCCCACCAGCCGCGGGTCGACCGCGTCGCGCAGCCCGTCGCCGACGAGGTTGAACGCGAAGGTCACCACGAACAGCGCGGCGGCCGGGGCGAGGAGGTACCACGGGTCGGTGGCGATCCACGCGACGGCGGTGCCGATCGTGCGACCCCAGGCCGGGGTCGGCGGCGGGACCCCGACGCCCAGGAAGGACAGCGCGGCCTCGGCCCCGATGTTGCCGGGGACGGCCATCGTTGTGAACACGATGACGGTGCCGGTGAGGTTGGGCAGCAGCTGCTCGCGCAGCACGTGCCACGGCCCCGCGCCCATCGCCCGGCTGGCCGCCACGAAGTTGCGCTGCATCAGGGTGAGCGACTGGGCCCGGACCACGCGGGCGATCGACGGCCACCCGAACAGCCCGATCACGCCGACGACCAGCAGCCACTTGGGGATCGACGACGGCGCGAACGCGCCGAGCGCGATCATGAAGATGAGGCTGGGGAAGCCCAGCAGGACGTCGGTCAGCCGGCTGACCACCCGGTCGTACCACCCGCCGAACAGCGCGGCCGTGGTGCCGAGCAGCACCCCGATCGACACCGAGATCACGGTCGCCGCCACGCCGACCAGGATCGACGTGCGCGCGCCGTACACGACGATCGCGAACAGGTCGCGCCCGGTCAGCGGCTCGACCCCGAACCAGTGGTCCGCGCTGACCCCGCCCAGCGCCCCGAGCGGCGACCCGTCGTCGCCGAGCGCCTGCGCGTCGTAGGTGAAGGGGTCGTGGCCGCCCAGCCGGGCCACCCACGGCGCCGCGAGCGCCACGAGGACCGCGAGTCCCACCACCGCCAGACCGACCATCGCAGCGCGGTCGCGGCGGAAGCCGGACCACGCCGACGGGTCGGCGTCGGGCCGGCGGTGCAGCAGGGAGGACACGAAAGGCTCCTGTCGGACGGCGGTGGGCAACGGGTCATTTAGCCCACCAAAGCAATGTACTTTCGCCCAAATCTATTTCGTGACCCGTCTCACGACCCGACGGCAAGGCCGACGCAGCCTGGCCGGGGTGTGCCGGCTACGCCTTCGGGACCGTCCGGGTCTCCACGATCTGCTCCGCAAGCTGGCGCAGCTTCCACGTTCTTGTGCTTGGACAGCC
It encodes:
- a CDS encoding ABC transporter permease encodes the protein MTGASYVVKRLVAAVLVLLTIAALTFLVFHLLPNDVSQASCGKPCTAERREVVRHFLGYDQPVLVQLGEFLRGIVAGRSYGTAAATVHCSAPCFGYSFRLNEPVTSLIGERFGITASIALGAAVIWSVVGVGTGVLAALRRGTWVDRVAMGSTVVGVSTPTYLVGLVGIYVFGFKLNVLPVGTFVPFREDPVGWAWHLVLPWVVLAVASAAVYTRMTRSQMLDVLEENYVRTARAKGLSERQVVLRHALRNALLPVVTLFGLDLGGLLGGAVITEKIFSMQGVGALLVDSVGNLDLPVVLGVTLFSAFLIVLANLVVDLAYSRLDPRVSRSG
- a CDS encoding ABC transporter permease, whose product is MSSLLHRRPDADPSAWSGFRRDRAAMVGLAVVGLAVLVALAAPWVARLGGHDPFTYDAQALGDDGSPLGALGGVSADHWFGVEPLTGRDLFAIVVYGARTSILVGVAATVISVSIGVLLGTTAALFGGWYDRVVSRLTDVLLGFPSLIFMIALGAFAPSSIPKWLLVVGVIGLFGWPSIARVVRAQSLTLMQRNFVAASRAMGAGPWHVLREQLLPNLTGTVIVFTTMAVPGNIGAEAALSFLGVGVPPPTPAWGRTIGTAVAWIATDPWYLLAPAAALFVVTFAFNLVGDGLRDAVDPRLVGKR